The Malus sylvestris chromosome 8, drMalSylv7.2, whole genome shotgun sequence genomic interval caccttggtagggcggtcATTCTCATCAGCTCCTAAACACTTCAAGATTCTAATACTAGGGTTGTAGAAGTTTGCATCTGCAACATTGGCTGTGGGGAAAAATGGCCGTGACTTAGCCTCCACAATCTCCCAAAACCCTGGTTGATCGGCTCTGGACTTGTGGTTGACAACAACTTGTTAATGTAAAGTAGATGGCACAAACAGACTTTGTTGAATCCAATATCTCCCTGGCAATGCTCCATAAATAGAGCTACTATCCACCATAAAAAATGCCAAGTCAACCTCCAAGGGTAATATCCCATAGGTTTTGGTGATGGCTCCAAAGAAACTAGAAATTGTTAGATTAGTGGGAATAAGATATTCCTCTATTTTACACAGTCTCTTCATTTGCTTGAGTGGAAGCACATTGACCGCTGCTTCACCATCTATCAACACCATCTTGAAGGGTATTCCCTCTAGATGAGTTGTCACGTATATGGGATTGAGATGGTTGGCTAGGGCCAGACTTGGATTACTGAACACCATTTGGTCAGAATATACCCTATTGGGCTCATTTCGTGCAGGTTCGGGCAAGTCTGCCACACTTGATCCTTCTTTTCCACCTTTTTCAATGTTAACAAGTGCCATCATTGGTTTTGGTGCcaagtaatcaccctccatTATGGCTGGTTGATTTGGTTCGGTGCAAAACATGGCTGATAAAACATAAGTCATGTTTACATAGAAGTTGTTGGGTTCAAGTACCCCTTatttctttccttcaatttgatACACAAACTTGTCCATCCAAGCCTGAGCATCCTTGGTTAGCATCAATTCGGGCACCTCATCCTCTACTGCTATGTCAAAGTTAAGCACCTGCTTTGGGGTTTCACATGGTGCATCTTCCAGTATAGGTGGGGTATCCCCCTCTCAAGGGAAATGGTCCCAAAACAGAGAGGTTCTGGTCTCCAGCCTGGTGTAAGCATCATCACTACACTCTTCTGAGCTCTTCTCAAGACTCTGTACTTTCCTGGATGGAGATTCTGAGGTACATGATCTCCTTGACCCTTTATTTTACTATTGgctctttttatcttttttttttgctcttCCATTGGAGTTATCTTCTTCCACCTTTTGTGGCCTCCTCAAACTTAACATTCCCAGAAGCTTCTGAAATAGTGGGGATTTTCATTGAGTTTATGTGAGCCTTATGCTGTATTTAGACTTTGCTGATCATAGATGCCCTCATCTCTCAAACAGGTCTTCCATCTTTCCCAACTATGTACCACTTTCGGCCAAGTCGGGCTGAATCTTTCTTGGTAACTAGGGGAACTGGTTTTATGGTTCTCTCTTTCTCCATCCTTGCATTGCACTACCATGATAACTTGGCTGGGGATGTTTCACTTTTACCCACTTTGGCATCTTGGCTTCATTCTTGGCTGCCCAAATAACACATCTGCGGGTATCTTATTCTTTTATCTCTCTTCTTCTAACTAACTTTCGGTCAATAATGGCACCTAATGCTGGCACTTCTAATTCACATTCACATTGACATTTACTGCATAAGACCACTCCATTGATTACAGCCTTTTGTGGTCTATCGGGCAATCTTCTAACACCTTCAGAAGGTCTAACAACTTGCCTTCTCTCACCCTTCTCTTCCCAAGTAgtttttctctttcctttctcAACCCAGTTAAGGTTGATCATGTTAATGGAGGCTTCTGGGAAGGGGTCTGTGTCAATCATCATGTTAGCTTGGGGTTTTTCTAACAACAGCTTCCCCTTGACTATGAGATCGTGGATCCAATCCCTGAACTGCACACAATTGG includes:
- the LOC126631351 gene encoding uncharacterized protein LOC126631351, with translation MTRVIALDNTKKLPKPEELRGKKYCKLHLTFNHSIANCVQFRDWIHDLIVKGKLLLEKPQANMMIDTDPFPEASINMINLNWVEKGKRKTTWEEKGERRQVVRPSEGVRRLPDRPQKAVINGVVLCSKCQCECELEVPALGAIIDRKLVRRREIKE